One region of Culex pipiens pallens isolate TS chromosome 2, TS_CPP_V2, whole genome shotgun sequence genomic DNA includes:
- the LOC120418793 gene encoding uncharacterized protein LOC120418793, producing MPPRKFVPSAVSTFSLTQLCSVPVHGSHRPIDISKFDQSSIDYKTRPIDSQSHQFQFECSPVQYSPPEKSRFTTKKTSIIMNKFCALIVLSAALVGTLADYAPAAPAKYEAPKASYGGGHGGYAAPAAAGYGGGHAAGGYGGAAAHGGYAPAAGHGGYGGGHGGYGVPVVHSYAAKAPAAKCGANLLVGCAPSVSHVPCVPVHGGGHGGYGAAAAHGGSYGGSYGGHGAAAPSYGHAAY from the coding sequence ATGCCCCCTCGAAAATTTGTCCCCTCAGCGGTCAGCACTTTTTCGCTCACCCAACTTTGTAGCGTGCCCGTTCATGGAAGCCACCGTCCGATCGACATCAGCAAATTCGATCAATCGTCGATCGATTATAAAACCCGGCCGATCGATAGCCAAAGTCATCAGTTCCAGTTCGAGTGCAGTCCAGTGCAGTACAGTCCTCCAGAGAAGTCTCGCTTCACCACCAAAAAAACCAGCATCATCATGAACAAGTTCTGCGCCCTGATCGTCCTGTCCGCCGCCCTGGTCGGCACCCTGGCCGACTACGCCCCAGCAGCCCCGGCCAAGTACGAGGCGCCCAAGGCCAGCTACGGAGGCGGTCACGGAGGATACGCCGCCCCAGCTGCGGCCGGCTACGGTGGTGGCCACGCTGCCGGCGGTTACGGAGGAGCTGCTGCCCACGGAGGATACGCCCCGGCCGCAGGTCATGGAGGTTACGGCGGCGGTCACGGTGGATACGGAGTTCCGGTGGTGCACTCGTACGCTGCCAAGGCCCCGGCTGCCAAGTGCGGTGCTAACCTGCTCGTCGGCTGCGCTCCCAGCGTATCCCACGTGCCCTGCGTCCCTGTGCATGGAGGTGGCCACGGAGGATACGGCGCCGCCGCCGCTCACGGAGGTTCGTACGGAGGCTCGTACGGCGGACACGGTGCTGCCGCGCCCAGCTACGGACATGCCGCGTACTAG